A genomic segment from Aspergillus puulaauensis MK2 DNA, chromosome 1, nearly complete sequence encodes:
- the BIO2 gene encoding biotin synthase (COG:H;~EggNog:ENOG410PGZC;~InterPro:IPR006638,IPR002684,IPR007197,IPR013785, IPR010722,IPR024177;~PFAM:PF06968,PF04055;~go_function: GO:0003824 - catalytic activity [Evidence IEA];~go_function: GO:0004076 - biotin synthase activity [Evidence IEA];~go_function: GO:0051536 - iron-sulfur cluster binding [Evidence IEA];~go_process: GO:0009102 - biotin biosynthetic process [Evidence IEA]) — MSVSFSRSLPRAFARSYGTVQSSPTAASFASRIPPALRDATAATAPRTNWTRDEVQQIYETPLNQLTYAAAAVHRRFHDPAAIQMCTLMNIKTGGCSEDCSYCSQSSRHSTGLKATKMSPVDDVLKAAKIAKSNGSTRFCMGAAWRDMRGRKTSLKNVKQMVSGVREMGMEVCVTLGMIDDSQAKELKDAGLTAYNHNLDTSREFYPTIITTRSYDERLKTLSHVRDAGINVCSGGILGLGEADSDRIGLIHTVSSLPSHPESFPVNALVPIPGTPLGDRKMISFDKLLRTVATARIILPATVVRLAAGRISLSEEMQVACFQAGANAVFTGEKMLTTDCNGWDEDRAMFDRWGYYPMRSFERETNAVSPQQQVDTVVQESGKTPAAPAAEAL, encoded by the exons ATGTCAGTTTCATTTTCACGGTCCCTTCCCAGGGCCTTTGCAAGGTCCTATGGCACTGTTCAGTCGTCGCCCACTGCCGCTTCCTTTGCGAGCAGAATCCCTCCCGCCCTCAGAGACGCTACGGCGGCTACTGCCCCGCGCACCAATTGGACTCGCGATGAAGTTCAGCAGATTTATGAGACGCCCCTGAACCAATTGACCTATGCTGCC GCCGCTGTCCACCGCCGCTTCCATGACCCCGCTGCGATTCAGATGTGTACCTTGATGAACATCAAGACTGGTGGATGCAGTGAAGATTGCTCTTACTGCTCCCAGTCTTCCCGACACAGTACCGGCCTGAAGGCCACGAAAATGAGCCCCGTTGACGACGTTCTCAAGGCCGCCAAGATCGCCAAATCGAATGGGAGTACGCGTTTCTGTATGGGCGCCGCTTGGCGTGACATGCGAGGTCGCAAGACAAGTTTGAAAAACGTCAAGCAGATGGTATCTGGTGTTCGGGAAATGGGAATGGAAGTCTGCGTCACGCTAGGAATGATCGATGATAGCCAGGCCAAGGAACTAAAAGATGCCGGTCTAACAGCCTACAACCACAACCTGGACACCTCCCGCGAATTCTACCCCACTATCATCACAACCCGATCGTACGACGAGCGACTGAAGACCCTGTCTCATGTCCGAGATGCCGGAATCAACGTTTGCTCTGGTGGTATTCTGGGCCTTGGTGAGGCTGACTCTGACCGTATTGGTCTTATCCACACTGTCTCCTCGCTGCCATCGCATCCTGAGTCGTTCCCCGTCAATGCTTTGGTTCCTATCCCTGGTACCCCATTGGGAGATCGAAAGATGATCTCTTTCGATAAGCTCCTACGCACTGTCGCAACGGCCCGAATTATCCTTCCCGCAACGGTCGTTCGCCTTGCTGCGGGCCGCATTTCCCTCTCAGAGGAGATGCAGGTGGCCTGCTTCCAGGCCGGTGCAAACGCTGTTTTTACTGGAGAAAAGATGCTGACAACTGACTGCAACGGCTGGGACGAGGACCGGGCCATGTTTGACCGATGGGGCTACTATCCCATGCGCAGTTTCGAGAGGGAAACCAATGCCGTCTCCCCCCAGCAACAAGTTGACACTGTTGTCCAGGAGTCAGGGAAGACCCCCGCTGCGCCGGCCGCAGAAGCCCTATGA
- a CDS encoding aminotransferase class I/II-fold pyridoxal phosphate-dependent enzyme (COG:H;~EggNog:ENOG410PI7U;~InterPro:IPR004839,IPR015424,IPR015421,IPR015422;~PFAM:PF00155;~go_function: GO:0003824 - catalytic activity [Evidence IEA];~go_function: GO:0030170 - pyridoxal phosphate binding [Evidence IEA];~go_process: GO:0009058 - biosynthetic process [Evidence IEA]) — MGASSPKCLRDSLRQALRQRENKLCRRKLTVLPPSSVDFSSNDFLSLSTAPAFRTRFLDLLQQAPPLYPFASGGSRLLDGNSTYTEELEDFIAAFHNAPSGLLFNSGYDANVGVFSSIPQPGDLIVYDELIHASAHEGMRLSRARKRVKFGHSSPADLETVLQAELMVDPQLREGHQNVFVAIESVYSMDGDVAPIREFVKVVDRLLPNKNGYFIVDEAHATGVFGPRGSGVVQDLGLEDRMFIRTHTFGKALASHGAIVLCCPDTRDYLINYARSLIYTTALGFPFLASIRAAYELLAEGETEQLQRKLGRLIAYFRTQLDSLGSWGSSAIEVDHFSNSPIFSLRSRVPRELAGVCQREGYTVRAIMSPTVPAGKERVRVCLHAGNTVEEVDGLIEVIESWLHQTEKKTARL; from the exons ATGGGTGCTTCCTCTCCAAAATGCCTACGTGACTCCCTGCGTCAGGCACTGCGTCAACGGGAAAACAAGTTGTGCCGTCGAAAGCTCACGGTTCTCCCTCCGTCTTCCGTGGACTTCTCCTCAAACGATTTCTTGTCATTGtcaacagcaccagccttCCGAACACGGTTTCTAGATCTTCTCCAACAGGCACCACCGTTGTACCCATTTGCTAGTGGAGGATCGCGGCTTCTAGATGGAAACTCGACTTACAccgaggagctggaagatTTCATCGCCGCTTTCCATAACGCCCCAAGTGGACTTCTGTTCAATTCTGGCTATGATGCAAATGTCGGCGTTTTCTCAAGCATACCTCAGCCGGGTGACCTGATTGTGTACGATGAGCTTATCCATGCGAGTGCGCATGAAGGCATGCGACTCTCGCGAGCACGGAAGCGCGTCAAGTTTGGTCACAGTTCTCCTGCTGACCTGGAAACAGTGCTTCAAGCGGAACTTATGGTGGATCCTCAGCTTCGTGAGGGCCACCAAAACGTCTTTGTTGCAATTGAGTCTGTCTACAGCATGGACGGCGATGTTGCGCCTATCCGTGAATTCGTAAAGGTCGTGGATCGGCTTCTCCCTAATAAAAACGGATACTTCATTGTGGATGAAGCCCACGCGACCGGTGTCTTTGGCCCACGCGGTTCTGGGGTTGTTCAGGATTTGGGGCTAGAAGACCGCATGTTCATTCGGACACATACGTTTGGCAAGGCTTTGGCAAGTCACGGAG CAATCGTCCTCTGCTGCCCAGATACTAGGGATTATCTGATCAATTACGCCCGGAGCTTGATCTACACGACTGCCTTAGGGTTCCCCTTCCTTGCTTCCATCCGTGCTGCCTATGAGTTACTCGCTGAAGGAGAGACTGAACAG CTCCAGCGCAAACTTGGACGATTAATTGCGTATTTCCGAACTCAATTGGACAGTCTCGGCTCCTGGGGTTCGTCAGCAATCGAAGTCGACCATTTCTCTAATTCACCAATATTTTCACTTCGCAGTCGGGTGCCTCGAGAGCTCGCCGGTGTTTGTCAGCGCGAGGGATATACCGTTCGTGCAATCATGTCGCCCACTGTTCCAGCAGGCAAAGAGCGTGTACGGGTATGTCTGCATGCAGGGAACACGGTGGAAGAAGTCGATGGTCTTATAGAGGTCATTGAATCTTGGCTACACCAAacggaaaagaaaacagctCGATTATAA
- a CDS encoding NAD(P)/FAD-dependent oxidoreductase (COG:E;~EggNog:ENOG410PVW4;~InterPro:IPR006076,IPR036188;~PFAM:PF01266;~go_function: GO:0016491 - oxidoreductase activity [Evidence IEA];~go_process: GO:0055114 - oxidation-reduction process [Evidence IEA]), which produces MEQETILIVGAGIFGVSTAYHLAQQATDPSRIILLDRAAPPSNNTLAASSDINKIIRADYSNQLYMELGFEAISAWKSHPFFHDAGVYHQSGWIAMDEKGSDIPRRIRGNFRNSSHNHDSALNDMTEDEVRRAWGGVLNRTDCTPFGSYYFNQSAGWADAGKALQLMLQEAVKLGIRYESAEAKRIVLSSDGGAVQGVETEAGKVLGADKVVLATGAWTSTLLSSLEDSLHLERGARVEQQVSAAGVCVPHFQLSDEERELYSKLPVFVYGGQGEVIPPTSTGILKFTSTTSFKNTVRTASGHEISIPVEDQFNAPRGLQEDSIAAVNARIPQLLANERKPDYYRLCWDSISASQHPLISRHPDSRLANLYFAVGGSFHCYKFLPTIGKYVVNVLQGVGNGPEKDKAWSWKSTGENERGVHESLVPQKEFTDFT; this is translated from the exons ATGGAACAAGAAACAATTCTCATCGTAGGCGCGGGGATTTTCGGCGTCAGCACAGCTTATCACCTCGCGCAGCAAGCCACCGACCCCTCCCGCATCATTCTCTTAGATCGAGCTGCCCCTCCATCCAACAACACTCTCGCGGCATCGTCCGAcatcaacaagatcatcCGCGCAGACTACTCCAACCAACTGTATATGGAACTAGGCTTCGAAGCCATCTCAGCCTGGAAATCAcacccattcttccatgATGCTGGAGTCTACCACCAGTCCGGGTGGATAGCCATGGACGAGAAAGGGAGCGACATTCCACGGCGTATCCGGGGGAATTTCCGAAATAGTAGCCATAACCACGATTCTGCGCTCAATGATATGACCGAAGATGAAGTCCGTCGGGCGTGGGGCGGTGTTCTAAACCGGACGGACTGTACGCCGTTTGGGTCGTACTATTTTAACCAGTCGGCTGGTTGGGCTGATGCTGGGAAAGCACTGCAATTAATGCTTCAGGAGGCCGTCAAGCTAGGTATTAGGTATGAGAGCGCGGAGGCAAAACGAATTGTTTTGTCTTCGGATGGAGGTGCAGTGCAGGGTGTCGAAACTGAAGCCGGAAAAGTACTTGGGGCGGACAAAGTTGTGCTCGCGACTGGGGCTTGGACGAGCACACTGTTGTCTTCACTGGAGGACTCCTTGCATCTTGAGCGTGGAGCTCGAGTGGAGCAGCAGGTTTCTGCTGCCGGGGTCTGTGTGCCTCATTTCCAGCTCTCGGATGAAGAGAGGGAATTGTACTCGAAGCTGCCAGTGTTTGTATATGGGGGACAAG GCGAGGTCATTCCTCCTACATCCACAGGAATATTGAAGTTCACCAGCACAACCTCCTTCAAGAATACGGTTCGGACGGCAAGCGGTCATGAGATATCTATCCCAGTGGAGGACCAGTTCAACGCCCCACGAGGACTCCAGGAAGATTCCATTGCCGCAGTTAACGCCCGTATTCCTCAGCTCCTTGCAAATGAGCGAAAGCCGGATTACTATCGCCTCTGCTGGGATTCGATTTCGGCAAGCCAACACCCGCTAATCAGCCGACATCCTGACTCACGATTAGCAAACCTGTACTTCGCCGTGGGAGGATCATTCCACTGTTACAAGTTTCTACCCACAATTGGAAAGTACGTGGTCAACGTCCTTCAAGGGGTCGGCAACGGACCTGAAAAGGATAAGGCATGGTCCTGGAAATCGACCGGGGAGAACGAACGAGGTGTCCATGAGAGCTTGGTTCCTCAGAAAGAATTTACGGATTTTACATAA
- the bioDA gene encoding adenosylmethionine-8-amino-7-oxononanoate aminotransferase (COG:E;~EggNog:ENOG410PG1W;~InterPro:IPR005814,IPR027417,IPR015424,IPR004472, IPR015421;~PFAM:PF13500;~go_function: GO:0000287 - magnesium ion binding [Evidence IEA];~go_function: GO:0003824 - catalytic activity [Evidence IEA];~go_function: GO:0004141 - dethiobiotin synthase activity [Evidence IEA];~go_function: GO:0005524 - ATP binding [Evidence IEA];~go_function: GO:0008483 - transaminase activity [Evidence IEA];~go_function: GO:0030170 - pyridoxal phosphate binding [Evidence IEA];~go_process: GO:0009102 - biotin biosynthetic process [Evidence IEA]), which yields MAPVGAALWRSLRAHQVYGANTDVGKTIVSTILCNAVNRLKTNEQSAFLKPVSTGPLDDADDRHLQRHARGTLTKCLYQFDEPVSPHIAAQQKNFTIPRDDDILSSIHKTLSGWADDGVNFALVETAGGVHSPGPNGNSQADLYRPLRLPIILVADSRLGGISSSISAYESLLMRGYDIHSVLLFRDEYYQNHEYLGNYFRGKSIPLVPLPPPPARPHEQDPNSRARDLEALDTYYTRVAEGTDVVSLLDELALKNEQRIDSLEDMASRAQKSIWYPFTQHHGMQPKDITPIDSAYDDFFQTYTAPENSAQQGKLQATFDGSASWWTQGLGHGNPGLALSAAYAAGRYGHVMFPGNIHEPALSLAEILLKTVGNPRLQKVFYTDNGSTGMEVALKMALRATCDRYGWDASQEQVNILGLKGSYHGDTIGVMDCSEPSTFNKRVEWYRGRGYWFDFPLVNMSQGVWKVDVPAELQESLGGTQEFSSLDAVFDLESRVNSDIGERYRKYILNIIERLVQQEGMKFGALIMEPIILGAGGMLFCDPLFQRCLADVVRGNPQLFNRTKPASIEPPPQSEVSWSGLPIVFDEVFTGLYRLGRKSSASFLGVNPDIAVNAKLLTGGLVPLCTTLASNEVFSAFDSPDKTDALLHGHSYTAHAVGCQVGLDSLRTMNSMDENGAWNGFKTDWNQSHANDGTRPGQVWSVWSHGLVHELSHAATVDSVFAIGTVLSISLKDAQGAGYTSTAAKGLQSRLAAGGPQFNVHSRVLGNVLYLMSSVTAKEETLKTIEGLLRESLL from the exons ATGGCGCCCGTTGGTGCCGCGCTCTGGCGCTCTCTCCGCGCCCACCAGGTATACGGTGCGAACACCGACGTAGGCAAGACCATTGTGTCGACTATTCTCTGCAATGCTGTCAATCGCCTCAAGACCAACGAACAGTCGGCATTTCTGAAGCCTGTTTCAACAGGCCCGCTGGACGACGCGGATGACAG GCATCTGCAACGCCATGCTCGCGGCACCTTGACAAAATGCCTCTACCAATTCGATGAGCCTGTCAGTCCGCATATTGCAGCCCAGCAGAAGAACTTCACG ATTCCCCGGGATGACGATATCCTCTCCTCAATTCACAAGACCCTTTCCGGCTGGGCCGATGATGGAGTCAATTTCGCTCTGGTCGAAACGGCCGGCGGTGTTCATTCACCAGGCCCCAATGGGAACTCCCAGGCTGATCTCTACCGGCCTCTTCGGCTGCCGATTATTCTGGTCGCTGACTCTCGCCTCGGTGGAATATCGTCATCCATATCCGCCTATGAATCCCTTTTGATGCGGGGCTACGACATTCACTCTGTACTTCTGTTCAGAGATGAATATTACCAGAACCACGAGTACTTGGGTAATTACTTCCGAGGAAAAAGTATACCGCTTGTTCCATTACCTCCGCCGCCCGCACGCCCACATGAACAAGATCCCAATTCCCGGGCCCGGGATCTTGAAGCATTAGACACGTACTACACCCGTGTTGCGGAGGGCACGGATGTCGTGTCCCTCCTGGATGAGCTAGCTCTCAAAAATGAACAGCGGATCGATTCGCTCGAAGACATGGCAAGCCGAGCGCAAAAGTCAATCTGGTATCCATTTACGCAGCACCACGGCATGCAGCCCAAGGATATTACTCCAATTGACTCGGCATATGATGATTTTTTCCAGACGTATACGGCTCCAGAGAACTCGGCACAGCAAGGAAAGCTCCAAGCGACATTTGATGGTTCTGCATCATGGTGGACACAGGGCCTTGGCCACGGGAACCCAGGCCTTGCTCTATCAGCTGCTTACGCTGCTGGACGTTACGGACATGTAATGTTCCCTGGAAATATACATGAACCTGCACTTTCATTGGCAGAAATTCTCTTGAAGACAGTTGGCAACCCTCGCCTTCAGAAAGTTTTCTACACAGACAATGGCAGTACTGGAATGGAGGTTGCTCTCAAGATGGCACTTCGTGCTACGTGTGACAGATATGGCTGGGATGCAAGCCAAGAGCAGGTCAACATCTTAGGTCTTAAGGGCAGCTATCATGGTGACACAATTGGAGTTATGGATTGCTCAGAGCCCTCCACATTCAATAAGAGAGTCGAATGGTACAGAGGACGTGGCTATTGGTTCGACTTCCCTCTGGTCAATATGTCACAGGGAGTCTGGAAGGTTGACGTTCCTGCGGAGCTGCAAGAATCTCTTGGAGGCACGCAGGAATTCTCGTCATTGGATGCAGTCTTTGACTTGGAAAGCAGAGTCAATTCAGACATCGGGGAGCGCTATAGGAAGTACATTCTAAACATTATTGAGCGCCTGGTTCAACAAGAAGGGATGAAATTCGGGGCTCTTATCATGGAGCCCATCATTCTAGGAGCCGGTGGCATGCTATTCTG TGACCCATTGTTTCAGCGATGTCTCGCAGACGTTGTCCGCGGAAACCCACAGCTGTTTAACCGAACTAAGCCGGCCTCAATAGAGCCACCCCCACAGTCTGAGGTCTCGTGGTCCGGCCTTCCAATTGTCTTCGACGAGGTTTTCACTGGTCTCTACCGTCTAGGCCGAAAATCCTCCGCGTCGTTCCTCGGGGTCAACCCCGATATCGCTGTCAACGCAAAGCTTCTCACTGGAGGCCTAGTGCCGCTCTGCACGACTTTGGCAAGCAATGAGGTCTTCAGTGCTTTTGATAGCCCGGACAAGACGGATGCCCTCCTTCACGGACATAGCTATACCGCTCATGCTGTTGGCTGCCAAGTAGGCCTGGATTCTCTACGGACAATGAACAGTATGGACGAGAACGGAGCCTGGAACGGATTCAAGACCGATTGGAACCAATCCCATGCCAACGATGGCACCCGACCGGGGCAGGTCTGGAGTGTCTGGTCCCACGGGCTTGTCCACGAGCTGTCCCACGCAGCGACCGTTGACAGCGTCTTCGCCATTGGTACAGTGCTCAGCATTTCCTTGAAAGACGCACAAGGTGCAG GCTACACATCCACTGCGGCTAAGGGCCTTCAGAGCAGATTAGCCGCTGGCGGGCCGCAGTTTAACGTCCACTCCAGAGTCCTCGGTAATGTACTTTACTTGATGTCGAGTGTGACCGCCAAAGAAGAGACACTGAAAACAATTGAGGGCCTGCTGCGAGAGTCACTGCTGTAG